One Thermus antranikianii DSM 12462 DNA segment encodes these proteins:
- a CDS encoding helix-turn-helix domain-containing protein codes for MTVVDHLTLPQLQQRIKKALAAYHAKQGLTAQEVAAIALHTSRWVCATVARYNREGLEALPDRRHDNRQS; via the coding sequence ATGACCGTCGTTGATCACCTGACCCTCCCCCAGCTCCAGCAACGGATCAAGAAGGCTCTGGCGGCGTACCACGCCAAGCAGGGCCTCACCGCCCAGGAGGTGGCCGCCATCGCCCTCCATACCTCCCGCTGGGTTTGCGCCACCGTGGCCCGCTACAACCGGGAGGGCCTCGAGGCCCTCCCGGATAGGAGGCACGACAACCGCCAAAGCTGA